One Paenibacillus sp. FSL W8-0186 genomic window carries:
- a CDS encoding polymorphic toxin-type HINT domain-containing protein, whose product MKRIICFVLCLTLISASLLETVVYGAPEQSNTSAVDAQSASGNVLTVSGILRQFDVSEGWLDEQLSKGYTLYQIYSALQGGKAGYEAAISRYDVTRAIEEADLLVPDAESRANHTYSGLVHDFSAAAQSLEYDQAAVEHYSLQDDSSLYEVGYGTDSISTATGGMKLRYMDFSLPGALSFPLVRVYDSARANDEIGVRLENGAYINEARIRRDELDTAIGRGWRWEIPYMDTYGGSRILDLPGVGRYKLSEDLQLEGYLWNDLRLTADRTQTVGNSTSEIKLSVRNGNQYYFNSSGHLILITDNYGNKVYFHYAAQGEGTVLSRIVNSDDNELVFSYSGDQVTVTQSGTNRKMEYFQKEEYGQKVLSEAKDAAGRSTKYYYSYPESRFNFLASLTDQGELQPVKSSALLLRIVRPGSGMTDFDYTPARKQIGDYATDFVFKVSSRQDSYSTTAGDEVLHPVTFRYSGEDLNSYGEAAAWTTTMEATRSKDTRVFNKTYQSSSKPDIHYLGEQRSEEASTQYKQQFTYDETKGWNAPVQVTESYMQGGRASEPLSIHYQYNDEGLVTAENWSTGQEISYEYTASAALFFWALPSKISTKLSSNQSRVEQYQYNNQGSVLQSSVRENSASGKLLAQTDFTYDAYGNIASSNVKDDKRTNTVNYAYQSPYGKHLPTKRSMVVHSVDGFYTEVSQRYEYTSAGEIKSAEDESGAVTSYTYDVIGRLIQTLYSDQTTKTVRYEDELNTVTTTGTEGIVIVEKFNPLGLLVQEKVDDALFQYVYDQEGNMKESIDAERNKTSFVYDGFNRLTGTIFADGSQDRVEYDMVGRTTTYTDPAGVKHQEKTDLLGNVLAFEESKNGAYVPLEQTVYDLEGHPVIVTDGNGGQTRYEYDALGRMISVTDPEQRSTRYTYSLAGYLTKIQYPDNTYMEKEYNQAGNLIRQINEERLVEAFFYDSRGNLIRSLDHASQFTEYEYNSDNLLTQIKAPGQQIKYSYDTMGRRTGMTDATGNTTYTYDPQSGLLTRIAYPDGTQIEYSYNKQMRTGYTLKDASGKTTGAQYTLDAMNRVSALDVVHDASGNGRIAAFTAGSGSVDRMTFDYQANGLLQIQSASNGQSTSYTYEGYDLTAMTLAPGAAGRTLRSSSAALMSEMSGNAEVQRAAGLQFTYQYDDNKNIISRSQDGAADTFAYDSLNRIQEENGQDLSKKYVYDERGNRLEVEGQQVRGMTNAEFTFDSLNRLTKVTGEDGTEVSYSYNGDGLLYERAEGTERTRYYYDEQAKLIAEAEVSNGSPSLTYTYIYDLAGRLWSRVDQATGVVQYYQFNGHGDVVGLVDSAGNQLNSYTYDIWGNHELEEETVPNIFRYSGEYWDATTDLQYLRARWYDPNAGRFVSKDSYEGDITNPLSQNLYTYVHNNPLTYTDPSGHYIMPMAPTPSLICAADIENCKTNIDAQVEASKKNIEIFYLDDVRTLIDKEASSFDKGVIIVENLPPVKALKVFKKTQKIAEEAQDIKKAIKRIECNCFTAGTEVLTDEGEKNIEDIEVGDKVLAKDEETGEQAYKEVTHLYRNDKEITYELTLEDQVIETTDNHPFWVEGKGWVLAVNLQVGDKLQQSNGNTLTIDNIKIVKHDELVKVYNFTVADFHTYYVSSLGIWVHNINCGDKTPGGRIFTKHGAERADERGFTSETIDNIINNNKKNRVKEIGDDGKAQWRYQDSRGNTVITDEWGENIVTVYSYPQGKNGGNYIPKSKK is encoded by the coding sequence ATGAAAAGAATAATATGTTTCGTTCTGTGCTTGACCTTGATCAGCGCCAGTCTGCTGGAAACTGTCGTATATGGAGCACCGGAACAAAGTAATACATCTGCAGTTGATGCGCAATCCGCTAGTGGAAATGTACTGACGGTGTCCGGGATTCTCCGGCAATTTGATGTCAGCGAGGGTTGGCTCGATGAACAGTTGTCTAAAGGTTATACGCTGTACCAAATTTACTCGGCTTTACAAGGAGGAAAAGCGGGTTACGAAGCGGCTATTTCCCGTTATGACGTAACGCGTGCTATCGAGGAAGCGGACCTTCTTGTGCCGGATGCGGAGAGCCGCGCCAATCATACTTACTCTGGGCTAGTCCATGATTTTTCAGCGGCTGCCCAGTCCCTTGAGTATGATCAAGCGGCAGTAGAGCATTATTCCTTGCAGGATGATTCCTCTTTATATGAAGTAGGATATGGGACGGATTCAATTTCTACGGCGACCGGCGGAATGAAGCTCCGTTATATGGACTTCTCGCTGCCGGGAGCTCTGTCCTTTCCATTGGTTCGTGTATATGACAGTGCCAGAGCTAATGATGAAATCGGCGTTAGGCTCGAGAATGGGGCCTACATTAATGAAGCCCGCATTCGCAGGGATGAGCTGGACACGGCTATTGGCCGAGGATGGAGATGGGAAATTCCGTATATGGATACCTATGGCGGTTCACGGATTCTGGATCTCCCCGGAGTAGGCCGTTACAAGCTGTCTGAAGATTTGCAGTTGGAAGGTTACTTATGGAATGATCTTAGATTGACAGCAGACCGCACGCAAACAGTTGGGAATTCTACAAGCGAAATAAAGCTGTCCGTCCGCAATGGAAATCAATATTACTTCAATTCCTCAGGGCATCTGATCCTGATTACGGACAATTACGGGAATAAAGTATATTTTCACTATGCTGCGCAGGGCGAAGGGACGGTTTTGTCACGAATCGTCAATAGCGACGATAACGAATTGGTCTTCTCCTATTCGGGAGACCAAGTGACCGTAACTCAATCCGGTACGAATCGGAAAATGGAATATTTCCAGAAGGAAGAGTACGGTCAGAAGGTTCTCAGCGAGGCAAAAGACGCCGCCGGACGGAGCACGAAATATTACTATTCCTATCCGGAGTCCCGATTTAACTTCTTGGCCTCGCTAACCGATCAGGGAGAGCTTCAACCGGTCAAATCATCTGCGCTGCTGCTCAGGATCGTTCGTCCGGGATCCGGGATGACCGACTTCGATTATACTCCAGCGCGGAAGCAGATCGGGGATTACGCTACTGACTTCGTATTTAAAGTTAGTTCTCGTCAGGACTCCTACTCTACTACGGCCGGCGACGAAGTTCTACACCCGGTAACATTCCGTTATTCCGGTGAGGATTTGAACAGCTATGGAGAAGCGGCAGCCTGGACGACGACGATGGAGGCTACGCGCTCCAAGGATACGCGAGTTTTTAACAAAACCTACCAATCGAGCAGCAAGCCGGATATCCATTACTTAGGCGAGCAGCGCAGCGAGGAAGCAAGTACGCAGTACAAGCAGCAATTCACTTACGATGAAACGAAGGGCTGGAATGCTCCTGTTCAGGTCACCGAAAGTTATATGCAGGGAGGCCGTGCTTCAGAGCCTTTGTCCATTCATTATCAATACAATGATGAGGGACTGGTGACGGCGGAAAATTGGAGTACGGGACAGGAGATCAGCTATGAATATACCGCATCTGCTGCTCTGTTCTTCTGGGCGCTGCCAAGTAAAATCAGCACCAAGCTCAGCAGTAATCAGTCAAGGGTGGAGCAATATCAGTACAATAACCAGGGGAGCGTGCTGCAATCCAGCGTTAGAGAGAATAGCGCAAGCGGCAAGCTATTAGCTCAAACCGATTTCACATACGATGCTTACGGAAATATCGCCTCCTCCAATGTTAAAGATGATAAAAGAACGAATACGGTGAACTATGCGTACCAATCTCCTTATGGGAAACATTTGCCGACAAAACGCTCGATGGTCGTTCATTCCGTGGATGGTTTTTATACCGAAGTTAGCCAACGTTATGAATATACTTCAGCGGGTGAAATAAAATCGGCAGAAGATGAGTCGGGAGCGGTGACCTCATATACTTATGATGTAATTGGCCGCCTGATCCAAACGCTTTACAGTGATCAGACCACGAAGACGGTGAGATATGAGGATGAGCTGAACACGGTCACGACTACGGGCACGGAAGGCATCGTCATCGTCGAAAAGTTTAACCCGCTTGGACTGCTCGTTCAGGAGAAGGTAGACGACGCTCTTTTTCAATACGTATATGACCAAGAAGGGAATATGAAGGAGTCTATAGACGCCGAGCGAAATAAAACCAGTTTTGTCTATGATGGCTTCAATCGCCTTACGGGAACTATCTTTGCAGACGGTTCCCAGGACAGAGTCGAGTATGATATGGTTGGCCGCACGACGACTTACACCGACCCTGCTGGCGTGAAGCATCAGGAGAAGACGGATCTGCTTGGAAATGTATTGGCGTTCGAGGAATCGAAAAACGGGGCATATGTTCCTTTGGAGCAGACGGTCTACGACTTGGAAGGCCACCCGGTGATCGTCACGGACGGAAATGGCGGACAGACCCGATATGAATATGATGCGCTTGGGCGTATGATATCTGTCACCGATCCTGAGCAGCGTTCGACGCGTTATACGTACAGCTTGGCAGGTTATCTGACCAAAATTCAATATCCGGATAATACGTATATGGAGAAGGAATATAACCAGGCAGGCAACCTGATCCGGCAAATTAACGAGGAACGGTTGGTTGAGGCATTCTTTTACGATTCACGAGGAAACCTGATCAGATCGCTGGATCACGCGAGTCAATTTACGGAATACGAGTATAATAGCGATAATTTGCTTACCCAGATTAAAGCGCCTGGCCAGCAGATAAAATATAGTTACGATACGATGGGGCGCCGTACCGGAATGACCGACGCTACAGGGAATACGACGTATACCTATGATCCGCAAAGCGGGTTGCTAACGAGGATCGCCTATCCTGACGGTACGCAAATCGAATATTCCTATAACAAGCAGATGCGGACGGGATACACACTGAAGGATGCTTCCGGTAAAACGACAGGCGCTCAGTATACATTGGATGCCATGAACCGGGTTAGCGCTCTGGATGTGGTTCATGATGCCTCAGGCAATGGAAGAATAGCGGCTTTTACTGCCGGGTCGGGGTCAGTGGATCGGATGACCTTCGACTACCAAGCGAACGGACTGCTGCAGATCCAGTCTGCCAGTAATGGACAAAGCACCTCATACACGTATGAAGGCTATGATTTGACGGCGATGACGCTCGCGCCTGGGGCGGCGGGAAGAACGCTGAGAAGCAGCTCTGCAGCTCTTATGAGCGAGATGAGCGGGAATGCAGAAGTACAGCGTGCTGCGGGCTTGCAGTTCACTTATCAATACGACGACAACAAGAACATTATTTCCCGCAGCCAGGACGGGGCCGCCGATACCTTTGCTTATGATTCCCTGAATCGAATTCAAGAGGAGAATGGGCAAGACCTGAGCAAAAAGTACGTCTATGACGAGCGCGGCAATCGCCTCGAAGTAGAGGGCCAGCAGGTTCGGGGCATGACGAATGCCGAATTCACCTTCGATAGCCTCAACCGTTTAACAAAGGTAACAGGCGAAGACGGTACAGAAGTCAGCTACAGCTATAACGGCGACGGCTTGCTATACGAGCGGGCTGAAGGAACCGAGCGTACCCGCTATTACTATGACGAACAAGCGAAGCTGATTGCAGAAGCAGAAGTAAGCAATGGTTCACCAAGTTTGACCTACACCTACATCTACGATTTAGCCGGCCGGCTATGGTCCCGGGTGGATCAAGCAACCGGAGTAGTCCAGTATTATCAATTTAACGGTCATGGCGACGTAGTAGGTCTGGTCGATAGCGCGGGGAACCAGCTGAACAGCTACACTTACGACATTTGGGGCAACCATGAGCTTGAGGAAGAGACTGTTCCGAATATCTTCCGCTACTCTGGAGAGTACTGGGATGCAACGACGGATTTGCAGTATCTCCGAGCCCGCTGGTATGATCCGAACGCGGGAAGGTTCGTATCGAAGGATAGCTATGAAGGGGACATTACTAACCCGCTGAGCCAGAACTTGTATACGTATGTGCATAATAATCCTTTGACTTATACGGATCCTAGTGGGCATTATATAATGCCCATGGCACCAACTCCTTCGTTGATATGTGCAGCAGATATAGAAAATTGCAAAACAAACATTGATGCACAAGTAGAGGCTTCAAAGAAGAACATTGAAATTTTTTATCTCGATGATGTTAGAACATTAATAGATAAAGAAGCCAGTAGTTTTGACAAGGGAGTAATCATCGTTGAAAATTTACCTCCTGTTAAAGCGTTAAAAGTATTCAAAAAAACGCAAAAAATAGCTGAGGAAGCCCAGGATATAAAAAAAGCAATAAAACGAATTGAATGTAATTGTTTTACTGCGGGGACAGAGGTTTTAACAGACGAAGGGGAGAAGAATATCGAGGACATTGAAGTCGGAGATAAGGTTCTTGCCAAGGATGAAGAGACTGGTGAACAGGCTTACAAGGAAGTTACACATCTGTATCGAAATGATAAGGAGATTACCTATGAACTTACATTAGAAGATCAGGTCATTGAGACGACCGACAACCATCCATTCTGGGTTGAAGGTAAGGGATGGGTTCTAGCGGTTAACTTGCAGGTGGGGGATAAATTACAGCAAAGTAACGGAAATACCTTGACGATTGACAATATAAAGATTGTTAAGCATGATGAACTGGTTAAGGTCTACAACTTTACTGTTGCTGATTTCCACACTTACTATGTGAGCAGTTTGGGGATTTGGGTTCATAATATTAATTGTGGTGATAAGACTCCAGGAGGAAGAATATTTACCAAACATGGAGCTGAGAGAGCAGATGAACGGGGATTTACCTCAGAAACCATTGATAATATTATAAACAATAATAAAAAGAACAGAGTCAAGGAAATCGGAGATGATGGTAAGGCTCAATGGAGATACCAGGACAGCCGTGGCAATACCGTAATTACTGATGAGTGGGGAGAAAATATAGTTACCGTTTATTCATATCCTCAAGGTAAAAATGGTGGGAATTATATCCCGAAATCTAAGAAATAG